In Streptomyces venezuelae, the sequence CGCCGTCGACCTTGGCCTCCAGGTCGATGGTGACGACGTCACCCTCGGCGGCGGCGCGCTCGACGTCCGTGGTGGACGCGAAGCGGCCACGCAGCTGCTCGACGGACTTCTCGACGTCCTCGTCGGAGACCTCGATGGCGTCGACCTCGACCTCGATGCCGGAGAAGTCCGGGATCTCGATCTCGGGACGGACGTCGACCTCGGCGGTGAAGGCGAGGACCTCGCCGTCCTTCAGCTCGGTGATGTCCACGTCCGGCTGGCCCAGCGGGTTCAGGTCGGCCTCGTTGACGGCCTCGGTGTAGAACTTCGGGAGCGCGTCGTTGACGGCCTCCTCCAGCACCGCACCACGGCCGAAGCGCTGGTCGATGACGCGGGCCGGGATCTTGCCCTTGCGGAAGCCCTTCACCGTGACCTGCTGGTTGATCTTCTTGTACGCCGCGTCGAGGCTGTCCTTGAGCTCCTCGAAGGGCACCTCGACAGTGAGCCGAACCCGAGTCGGGTTCAGGGTCTCCACGGCGCTCTTCACGGTTCGGTCTCCTTGTGGCTGACTGCTGGGGATTCTGCCGTCGCGCTGTGATTCAGCGGTTCGGCGGACTTCGGCCCGGTACATCAGACACACGGGCACGCAGCTTGCATAGTAACCGCAAGCGGCAATCAGCCCACAACGCGATCTTGTGGAGACACTGCTGATGGTCGGGGTGGCCGGATTCGAACCGACGACCTTCCGCTCCCAAAGCGGACGCGCTACCAAGCTGCGCCACACCCCGTCGGTGCGACACGTAGGGTACATGCCTGGAGACACTCTGATGCGCGCGGTTTCCCGAGGCATTCCGGGCGGGCCTCCGCCACGACGCCGAATGTGGTGTGCGCTCACCGGGAACGACCCGCTAGGATGCTGTCCGTGCCAAGGTCCCCGGACCTGCGGCGCGTGCGTTGCGGGTGTAGCTCAATGGTAGAGCACTAGTCTTCCAAACTAGCTACGCGGGTTCGATTCCCGTCACCCGCTCTGAAGACGAAAGGGCCAGGTCAGAGGACATCTCCTCGACCTGGCCCTTCGCCGTTCCCGAGGTCCGGACCAGCCCCGCGGCGTGCCGGTGCCGGTACACGCCGCCAAGTCGGTTCCCGATCCATCCTGTTCGGCAGCGAACGGTGGGGGGAACATGGGCGGCGCGAAGACGGGGCGGCGCGGCGGCCGTGGGACCGCCCTGTTCTGCCTGGTGCCACCGGTCCGCGGCGCCCCGGGCCGACCGCCCGGGATCAGAGCTTGATGTTCGCGATCATCGTCGCGAGGGAGTTCAGGAAACGGTTCACGTCGTCCGCGATCGAGCTGGACGCGAGGAAGAAGCCGAAGAGCGCCGCGACGATGGCGGGGCCCGTCTTGATGTGGTTGCCACGGATCAGCACCACCAGGATGACCGCCAACAGAACCACCACTGACAGCGAAATGGCCACTACTGATCACACCTTCGGTCGTCCCCTGGTCGGCCCGGGGCGCACGGCCTGGCACACCCCCACATGCACCATCCTCCCACCAACGGGCCCCGGCTATACGCCCCGTGACGAACAGGCGTGGTTCCGTTTCCGCCAACCACATGTGCGACAGGAATATTTCGGGCGCGAGGCACGGGTCACGGGGCGGTGAGGCCGAGGAGGGAACGGATATTCGCA encodes:
- a CDS encoding membrane protein codes for the protein MAISLSVVVLLAVILVVLIRGNHIKTGPAIVAALFGFFLASSSIADDVNRFLNSLATMIANIKL